In a single window of the Dreissena polymorpha isolate Duluth1 chromosome 3, UMN_Dpol_1.0, whole genome shotgun sequence genome:
- the LOC127874329 gene encoding tripartite motif-containing protein 2-like has translation MATGSRSQRESVLGASLILKNLECSICMETFTNPKDLECGHTFCEECIQEIITRAHNENRLKHIQCPVCRNRVRPSDNRIPPTEWARDMKTNYALLQLLDIIRVKDDDVPLSVTLPERTVASVENNDETLEDDVRKNLRDLVRCRAHGNAELQFYCKTHSALMCFTCRSRHSKVCPVIPIAKLVQKENIDAMRLSHVNKMAEIATMLESATYEMEKNLDETRAEFSEFKPKLDDLKKRFHKLISDLAIKINPQEFMAITQRQQHKVDELKSLQQILKIKITELMTIEDMRNSAHQFISLTIFIQEIVYLERAVSSAIEGVRVLEMRHVGIDAMTTLAKLGTDILGEIHLKTEHLRRRNSV, from the coding sequence ATGGCGACGGGGAGTAGAAGCCAGCGCGAATCGGTGTTGGGAGCATCTCTTATACTCAAAAACCTTGAATGTTCTATTTGTATGGAAACATTCACCAATCCTAAAGACCTCGAGTGTGGGCATACCTTTTGCGAAGAATGCATTCAGGAAATCATCACTCGGGCGCACAACGAAAACAGACTCAAACACATACAGTGCCCAGTTTGTCGCAACAGAGTACGACCGTCCGATAACAGAATACCCCCAACAGAGTGGGCGCGAGACATGAAAACAAACTATGCACTGTTGCAGTTGCTAGATATAATACGTGTCAAAGATGACGATGTTCCATTGTCTGTTACGTTGCCTGAAAGGACTGTTGCTTCTGTCGAAAACAATGATGAAACTTTAGAGGATGACGTTCGAAAGAATTTAAGAGACCTTGTTCGATGTCGCGCTCACGGAAATGCGGAGCttcaattttattgcaaaaccCATTCGGCGCTTATGTGTTTTACTTGTCGAAGCAGACATTCAAAAGTTTGCCCGGTCATTCCGATTGCGAAACTCGTGCAAAAGGAAAATATCGACGCGATGAGATTGTCACACGTAAATAAGATGGCGGAGATAGCGACAATGTTGGAAAGCGCGACATATGAAATGGAAAAAAATCTAGACGAAACACGAGCGGAATTCAGTGAGTTCAAACCGAAACTTGACGATCTTAAGAAGAGGTTCCACAAGCTCATTTCCGATTTAGCGATAAAAATAAATCCGCAAGAGTTTATGGCGATTACACAGCGGCAACAACATAAAGTGGATGAACTAAAAAGTTTGCAGCagattcttaaaattaaaattaccGAACTGATGACCATTGAAGATATGAGGAATTCTGCTCACCAATTCATCTCCCTGACAATCTTCATTCAGGAGATAGTGTATCTTGAACGGGCCGTTTCTTCGGCAATAGAAGGCGTACGGGTCCTCGAGATGCGGCATGTTGGCATCGACGCAATGACGACATTGGCCAAACTAGGCACTGATATACTTGGAGAAATTCATTTGAAGACTGAACATCTACGACGCAGAAATAGTGTTTGA